The Castor canadensis chromosome 13, mCasCan1.hap1v2, whole genome shotgun sequence genome has a window encoding:
- the Abo gene encoding histo-blood group ABO system transferase isoform X9 yields MVSSHPLRLQHQSVVGKLKCSLLHRGTLPLAILILVFFCYRFMSPSSQTLEDLGAEPRMVYLQPKVLSPIRKDVLVVTPWLAPIVWEGTFNIDILNEQFRLQNTTIGLTVFAIKKYVVFLKLFLETAEQHFMVGHQVTYYVFTDRPADVPQVPLGAGRRLVVLTVHSHTRWQDVSMHRMDTISRFSEQRFLREVDYLVCADVDMKFRDHVGVEILASLFGTLHPGFFQNSREDFTYERRPQSQAYIAWGEGDFYYMGAFFGGSVAEVLRLTKACHEAMVADKANGIEAVWHDESHLNKYLLYHKPTKVLSPEYLWDQQLLGWPAVMKKLRFVAVPKNHEAIRNP; encoded by the exons GAAAACTGAAATGCTCCTTGCTTCATCGTGGAACCCTTCCGCTAGCAATTCTTATCTTGGTCTTCTTTTG CTACAGATTCATGAGCCCCAGCAGCCAGACGCTGGAAGACCTGGGAGCTGAGCCCAG gATGGTTTATCTCCAGCCAAAGGTGCTATCACCCAT TAGGAAAGACGTCCTAGTAGTGACTCCTTGGCTGGCTCCCATCGTCTGGGAGGGGACCTTCAACATCGACATCCTGAATGAACAATTCCGGCTTCAGAACACCACCATTGGACTCACCGTGTTTGCCATCAAAAA ATACGTGGTGTTCCTGAAGCTGTTCCTGGAGACGGCGGAGCAGCACTTTATGGTGGGGCACCAGGTCACTTACTACGTGTTCACAGACCGGCCGGCCGACGTGCCGCAGGTGCCCCTGGGGGCCGGACGGCGGCTGGTGGTCCTGACCGTGCACAGCCACACGCGCTGGCAGGACGTCTCCATGCACCGCATGGACACGATCAGCCGCTTCTCGGAGCAGCGCTTCCTGCGCGAGGTGGATTACCTGGTGTGCGCCGACGTGGACATGAAGTTCCGCGACCACGTGGGCGTGGAGATCCTGGCCTCGCTCTTCGGCACCCTGCACCCCGGCTTCTTCCAGAACAGCCGCGAGGACTTCACCTATGAGCGCCGGCCCCAGTCCCAGGCCTACATCGCCTGGGGGGAGGGCGACTTCTACTACATGGGGGCCTTCTTTGGGGGATCGGTGGCCGAGGTGCTGCGGCTCACCAAAGCCTGTCACGAGGCCATGGTGGCCGACAAGGCCAATGGCATCGAGGCCGTGTGGCACGACGAGAGCCACCTGAACAAGTACCTGCTGTACCACAAGCCCACTAAGGTGCTGTCCCCGGAGTACCTGTGGGACCAGCAGCTGCTGGGCTGGCCGGCGGTCATGAAGAAGCTGCGATTCGTGGCGGTGCCCAAGAACCACGAGGCAATCCGGAACCCATAG
- the Abo gene encoding histo-blood group ABO system transferase isoform X8, whose product MVYLQPKVLSPIRKDVLVVTPWLAPIVWEGTFNIDILNEQFRLQNTTIGLTVFAIKKYVVFLKLFLETAEQHFMVGHQVTYYVFTDRPADVPQVPLGAGRRLVVLTVHSHTRWQDVSMHRMDTISRFSEQRFLREVDYLVCADVDMKFRDHVGVEILASLFGTLHPGFFQNSREDFTYERRPQSQAYIAWGEGDFYYMGAFFGGSVAEVLRLTKACHEAMVADKANGIEAVWHDESHLNKYLLYHKPTKVLSPEYLWDQQLLGWPAVMKKLRFVAVPKNHEAIRNP is encoded by the exons ATGGTTTATCTCCAGCCAAAGGTGCTATCACCCAT TAGGAAAGACGTCCTAGTAGTGACTCCTTGGCTGGCTCCCATCGTCTGGGAGGGGACCTTCAACATCGACATCCTGAATGAACAATTCCGGCTTCAGAACACCACCATTGGACTCACCGTGTTTGCCATCAAAAA ATACGTGGTGTTCCTGAAGCTGTTCCTGGAGACGGCGGAGCAGCACTTTATGGTGGGGCACCAGGTCACTTACTACGTGTTCACAGACCGGCCGGCCGACGTGCCGCAGGTGCCCCTGGGGGCCGGACGGCGGCTGGTGGTCCTGACCGTGCACAGCCACACGCGCTGGCAGGACGTCTCCATGCACCGCATGGACACGATCAGCCGCTTCTCGGAGCAGCGCTTCCTGCGCGAGGTGGATTACCTGGTGTGCGCCGACGTGGACATGAAGTTCCGCGACCACGTGGGCGTGGAGATCCTGGCCTCGCTCTTCGGCACCCTGCACCCCGGCTTCTTCCAGAACAGCCGCGAGGACTTCACCTATGAGCGCCGGCCCCAGTCCCAGGCCTACATCGCCTGGGGGGAGGGCGACTTCTACTACATGGGGGCCTTCTTTGGGGGATCGGTGGCCGAGGTGCTGCGGCTCACCAAAGCCTGTCACGAGGCCATGGTGGCCGACAAGGCCAATGGCATCGAGGCCGTGTGGCACGACGAGAGCCACCTGAACAAGTACCTGCTGTACCACAAGCCCACTAAGGTGCTGTCCCCGGAGTACCTGTGGGACCAGCAGCTGCTGGGCTGGCCGGCGGTCATGAAGAAGCTGCGATTCGTGGCGGTGCCCAAGAACCACGAGGCAATCCGGAACCCATAG
- the Abo gene encoding histo-blood group ABO system transferase isoform X2 — protein MFPFFLLGLIRLGEIYTSTGKLKCSLLHRGTLPLAILILVFFCYRFMSPSSQTLEDLGAEPRMVYLQPKVLSPIRKDVLVVTPWLAPIVWEGTFNIDILNEQFRLQNTTIGLTVFAIKKYVVFLKLFLETAEQHFMVGHQVTYYVFTDRPADVPQVPLGAGRRLVVLTVHSHTRWQDVSMHRMDTISRFSEQRFLREVDYLVCADVDMKFRDHVGVEILASLFGTLHPGFFQNSREDFTYERRPQSQAYIAWGEGDFYYMGAFFGGSVAEVLRLTKACHEAMVADKANGIEAVWHDESHLNKYLLYHKPTKVLSPEYLWDQQLLGWPAVMKKLRFVAVPKNHEAIRNP, from the exons GAAAACTGAAATGCTCCTTGCTTCATCGTGGAACCCTTCCGCTAGCAATTCTTATCTTGGTCTTCTTTTG CTACAGATTCATGAGCCCCAGCAGCCAGACGCTGGAAGACCTGGGAGCTGAGCCCAG gATGGTTTATCTCCAGCCAAAGGTGCTATCACCCAT TAGGAAAGACGTCCTAGTAGTGACTCCTTGGCTGGCTCCCATCGTCTGGGAGGGGACCTTCAACATCGACATCCTGAATGAACAATTCCGGCTTCAGAACACCACCATTGGACTCACCGTGTTTGCCATCAAAAA ATACGTGGTGTTCCTGAAGCTGTTCCTGGAGACGGCGGAGCAGCACTTTATGGTGGGGCACCAGGTCACTTACTACGTGTTCACAGACCGGCCGGCCGACGTGCCGCAGGTGCCCCTGGGGGCCGGACGGCGGCTGGTGGTCCTGACCGTGCACAGCCACACGCGCTGGCAGGACGTCTCCATGCACCGCATGGACACGATCAGCCGCTTCTCGGAGCAGCGCTTCCTGCGCGAGGTGGATTACCTGGTGTGCGCCGACGTGGACATGAAGTTCCGCGACCACGTGGGCGTGGAGATCCTGGCCTCGCTCTTCGGCACCCTGCACCCCGGCTTCTTCCAGAACAGCCGCGAGGACTTCACCTATGAGCGCCGGCCCCAGTCCCAGGCCTACATCGCCTGGGGGGAGGGCGACTTCTACTACATGGGGGCCTTCTTTGGGGGATCGGTGGCCGAGGTGCTGCGGCTCACCAAAGCCTGTCACGAGGCCATGGTGGCCGACAAGGCCAATGGCATCGAGGCCGTGTGGCACGACGAGAGCCACCTGAACAAGTACCTGCTGTACCACAAGCCCACTAAGGTGCTGTCCCCGGAGTACCTGTGGGACCAGCAGCTGCTGGGCTGGCCGGCGGTCATGAAGAAGCTGCGATTCGTGGCGGTGCCCAAGAACCACGAGGCAATCCGGAACCCATAG
- the Abo gene encoding histo-blood group ABO system transferase isoform X5 → MADLRTLARKLKCSLLHRGTLPLAILILVFFWMVYLQPKVLSPIRKDVLVVTPWLAPIVWEGTFNIDILNEQFRLQNTTIGLTVFAIKKYVVFLKLFLETAEQHFMVGHQVTYYVFTDRPADVPQVPLGAGRRLVVLTVHSHTRWQDVSMHRMDTISRFSEQRFLREVDYLVCADVDMKFRDHVGVEILASLFGTLHPGFFQNSREDFTYERRPQSQAYIAWGEGDFYYMGAFFGGSVAEVLRLTKACHEAMVADKANGIEAVWHDESHLNKYLLYHKPTKVLSPEYLWDQQLLGWPAVMKKLRFVAVPKNHEAIRNP, encoded by the exons GAAAACTGAAATGCTCCTTGCTTCATCGTGGAACCCTTCCGCTAGCAATTCTTATCTTGGTCTTCTTTTG gATGGTTTATCTCCAGCCAAAGGTGCTATCACCCAT TAGGAAAGACGTCCTAGTAGTGACTCCTTGGCTGGCTCCCATCGTCTGGGAGGGGACCTTCAACATCGACATCCTGAATGAACAATTCCGGCTTCAGAACACCACCATTGGACTCACCGTGTTTGCCATCAAAAA ATACGTGGTGTTCCTGAAGCTGTTCCTGGAGACGGCGGAGCAGCACTTTATGGTGGGGCACCAGGTCACTTACTACGTGTTCACAGACCGGCCGGCCGACGTGCCGCAGGTGCCCCTGGGGGCCGGACGGCGGCTGGTGGTCCTGACCGTGCACAGCCACACGCGCTGGCAGGACGTCTCCATGCACCGCATGGACACGATCAGCCGCTTCTCGGAGCAGCGCTTCCTGCGCGAGGTGGATTACCTGGTGTGCGCCGACGTGGACATGAAGTTCCGCGACCACGTGGGCGTGGAGATCCTGGCCTCGCTCTTCGGCACCCTGCACCCCGGCTTCTTCCAGAACAGCCGCGAGGACTTCACCTATGAGCGCCGGCCCCAGTCCCAGGCCTACATCGCCTGGGGGGAGGGCGACTTCTACTACATGGGGGCCTTCTTTGGGGGATCGGTGGCCGAGGTGCTGCGGCTCACCAAAGCCTGTCACGAGGCCATGGTGGCCGACAAGGCCAATGGCATCGAGGCCGTGTGGCACGACGAGAGCCACCTGAACAAGTACCTGCTGTACCACAAGCCCACTAAGGTGCTGTCCCCGGAGTACCTGTGGGACCAGCAGCTGCTGGGCTGGCCGGCGGTCATGAAGAAGCTGCGATTCGTGGCGGTGCCCAAGAACCACGAGGCAATCCGGAACCCATAG
- the Abo gene encoding histo-blood group ABO system transferase isoform X4: MADLRTLARKLKCSLLHRGTLPLAILILVFFCYRFMSPSSQTLEDLGAEPRMVYLQPKVLSPIRKDVLVVTPWLAPIVWEGTFNIDILNEQFRLQNTTIGLTVFAIKKYVVFLKLFLETAEQHFMVGHQVTYYVFTDRPADVPQVPLGAGRRLVVLTVHSHTRWQDVSMHRMDTISRFSEQRFLREVDYLVCADVDMKFRDHVGVEILASLFGTLHPGFFQNSREDFTYERRPQSQAYIAWGEGDFYYMGAFFGGSVAEVLRLTKACHEAMVADKANGIEAVWHDESHLNKYLLYHKPTKVLSPEYLWDQQLLGWPAVMKKLRFVAVPKNHEAIRNP; this comes from the exons GAAAACTGAAATGCTCCTTGCTTCATCGTGGAACCCTTCCGCTAGCAATTCTTATCTTGGTCTTCTTTTG CTACAGATTCATGAGCCCCAGCAGCCAGACGCTGGAAGACCTGGGAGCTGAGCCCAG gATGGTTTATCTCCAGCCAAAGGTGCTATCACCCAT TAGGAAAGACGTCCTAGTAGTGACTCCTTGGCTGGCTCCCATCGTCTGGGAGGGGACCTTCAACATCGACATCCTGAATGAACAATTCCGGCTTCAGAACACCACCATTGGACTCACCGTGTTTGCCATCAAAAA ATACGTGGTGTTCCTGAAGCTGTTCCTGGAGACGGCGGAGCAGCACTTTATGGTGGGGCACCAGGTCACTTACTACGTGTTCACAGACCGGCCGGCCGACGTGCCGCAGGTGCCCCTGGGGGCCGGACGGCGGCTGGTGGTCCTGACCGTGCACAGCCACACGCGCTGGCAGGACGTCTCCATGCACCGCATGGACACGATCAGCCGCTTCTCGGAGCAGCGCTTCCTGCGCGAGGTGGATTACCTGGTGTGCGCCGACGTGGACATGAAGTTCCGCGACCACGTGGGCGTGGAGATCCTGGCCTCGCTCTTCGGCACCCTGCACCCCGGCTTCTTCCAGAACAGCCGCGAGGACTTCACCTATGAGCGCCGGCCCCAGTCCCAGGCCTACATCGCCTGGGGGGAGGGCGACTTCTACTACATGGGGGCCTTCTTTGGGGGATCGGTGGCCGAGGTGCTGCGGCTCACCAAAGCCTGTCACGAGGCCATGGTGGCCGACAAGGCCAATGGCATCGAGGCCGTGTGGCACGACGAGAGCCACCTGAACAAGTACCTGCTGTACCACAAGCCCACTAAGGTGCTGTCCCCGGAGTACCTGTGGGACCAGCAGCTGCTGGGCTGGCCGGCGGTCATGAAGAAGCTGCGATTCGTGGCGGTGCCCAAGAACCACGAGGCAATCCGGAACCCATAG
- the Abo gene encoding histo-blood group ABO system transferase isoform X6 codes for MSPSSQTLEDLGAEPRMVYLQPKVLSPIRKDVLVVTPWLAPIVWEGTFNIDILNEQFRLQNTTIGLTVFAIKKYVVFLKLFLETAEQHFMVGHQVTYYVFTDRPADVPQVPLGAGRRLVVLTVHSHTRWQDVSMHRMDTISRFSEQRFLREVDYLVCADVDMKFRDHVGVEILASLFGTLHPGFFQNSREDFTYERRPQSQAYIAWGEGDFYYMGAFFGGSVAEVLRLTKACHEAMVADKANGIEAVWHDESHLNKYLLYHKPTKVLSPEYLWDQQLLGWPAVMKKLRFVAVPKNHEAIRNP; via the exons ATGAGCCCCAGCAGCCAGACGCTGGAAGACCTGGGAGCTGAGCCCAG gATGGTTTATCTCCAGCCAAAGGTGCTATCACCCAT TAGGAAAGACGTCCTAGTAGTGACTCCTTGGCTGGCTCCCATCGTCTGGGAGGGGACCTTCAACATCGACATCCTGAATGAACAATTCCGGCTTCAGAACACCACCATTGGACTCACCGTGTTTGCCATCAAAAA ATACGTGGTGTTCCTGAAGCTGTTCCTGGAGACGGCGGAGCAGCACTTTATGGTGGGGCACCAGGTCACTTACTACGTGTTCACAGACCGGCCGGCCGACGTGCCGCAGGTGCCCCTGGGGGCCGGACGGCGGCTGGTGGTCCTGACCGTGCACAGCCACACGCGCTGGCAGGACGTCTCCATGCACCGCATGGACACGATCAGCCGCTTCTCGGAGCAGCGCTTCCTGCGCGAGGTGGATTACCTGGTGTGCGCCGACGTGGACATGAAGTTCCGCGACCACGTGGGCGTGGAGATCCTGGCCTCGCTCTTCGGCACCCTGCACCCCGGCTTCTTCCAGAACAGCCGCGAGGACTTCACCTATGAGCGCCGGCCCCAGTCCCAGGCCTACATCGCCTGGGGGGAGGGCGACTTCTACTACATGGGGGCCTTCTTTGGGGGATCGGTGGCCGAGGTGCTGCGGCTCACCAAAGCCTGTCACGAGGCCATGGTGGCCGACAAGGCCAATGGCATCGAGGCCGTGTGGCACGACGAGAGCCACCTGAACAAGTACCTGCTGTACCACAAGCCCACTAAGGTGCTGTCCCCGGAGTACCTGTGGGACCAGCAGCTGCTGGGCTGGCCGGCGGTCATGAAGAAGCTGCGATTCGTGGCGGTGCCCAAGAACCACGAGGCAATCCGGAACCCATAG
- the Abo gene encoding histo-blood group ABO system transferase isoform X7, translated as MAVGKLDRWQVVTLSRMVYLQPKVLSPIRKDVLVVTPWLAPIVWEGTFNIDILNEQFRLQNTTIGLTVFAIKKYVVFLKLFLETAEQHFMVGHQVTYYVFTDRPADVPQVPLGAGRRLVVLTVHSHTRWQDVSMHRMDTISRFSEQRFLREVDYLVCADVDMKFRDHVGVEILASLFGTLHPGFFQNSREDFTYERRPQSQAYIAWGEGDFYYMGAFFGGSVAEVLRLTKACHEAMVADKANGIEAVWHDESHLNKYLLYHKPTKVLSPEYLWDQQLLGWPAVMKKLRFVAVPKNHEAIRNP; from the exons ATGGCTGTGGGGAAGCTGGACCGCTGGCAAGTTGTAACCTTGTCCAG gATGGTTTATCTCCAGCCAAAGGTGCTATCACCCAT TAGGAAAGACGTCCTAGTAGTGACTCCTTGGCTGGCTCCCATCGTCTGGGAGGGGACCTTCAACATCGACATCCTGAATGAACAATTCCGGCTTCAGAACACCACCATTGGACTCACCGTGTTTGCCATCAAAAA ATACGTGGTGTTCCTGAAGCTGTTCCTGGAGACGGCGGAGCAGCACTTTATGGTGGGGCACCAGGTCACTTACTACGTGTTCACAGACCGGCCGGCCGACGTGCCGCAGGTGCCCCTGGGGGCCGGACGGCGGCTGGTGGTCCTGACCGTGCACAGCCACACGCGCTGGCAGGACGTCTCCATGCACCGCATGGACACGATCAGCCGCTTCTCGGAGCAGCGCTTCCTGCGCGAGGTGGATTACCTGGTGTGCGCCGACGTGGACATGAAGTTCCGCGACCACGTGGGCGTGGAGATCCTGGCCTCGCTCTTCGGCACCCTGCACCCCGGCTTCTTCCAGAACAGCCGCGAGGACTTCACCTATGAGCGCCGGCCCCAGTCCCAGGCCTACATCGCCTGGGGGGAGGGCGACTTCTACTACATGGGGGCCTTCTTTGGGGGATCGGTGGCCGAGGTGCTGCGGCTCACCAAAGCCTGTCACGAGGCCATGGTGGCCGACAAGGCCAATGGCATCGAGGCCGTGTGGCACGACGAGAGCCACCTGAACAAGTACCTGCTGTACCACAAGCCCACTAAGGTGCTGTCCCCGGAGTACCTGTGGGACCAGCAGCTGCTGGGCTGGCCGGCGGTCATGAAGAAGCTGCGATTCGTGGCGGTGCCCAAGAACCACGAGGCAATCCGGAACCCATAG